The following are encoded together in the Capillibacterium thermochitinicola genome:
- a CDS encoding CDP-glycerol glycerophosphotransferase family protein, with product MIAYYVDNSIHQIPSFIYIAKVLGGTVLTDGPDSFRILREDFPEVKAEFYATRAELQQRLAELKPEAIIQPDYSKSYLNVKFDTAHIQVFHGTSDKTYGYSSKIRDYDFLLLPGQRAHRLMKAAGLLTEDNYAIVGYPKADRVFKGEFDREETIKRLGLDPDLPTVLYAPTWQDSKFNTSLPKYGAEVLSGMPEGYNLIVKLHPNTKRYDRRNYRMVETLAGQNPRIKLLGYEYDVIPVMAGADLLIADISAVTHEFLCFDRPFVFLDPRPLPFGQRKTWVWRCGPVVKRRGQVWATVQEALAHPEAYAKERRSAREEIFYQPDGHAAERAAEAIRDFLEKRRKGQA from the coding sequence GTGGACAACTCTATTCATCAGATCCCTTCATTTATTTATATTGCAAAAGTCCTGGGCGGAACGGTCCTGACCGACGGGCCGGATTCCTTCCGGATCCTGCGCGAAGATTTTCCCGAAGTGAAGGCGGAATTTTACGCCACCCGGGCCGAATTGCAACAGAGATTGGCGGAACTAAAGCCCGAGGCCATTATCCAACCGGATTATTCCAAAAGCTACTTGAATGTGAAATTTGATACCGCTCATATCCAGGTCTTTCACGGGACTTCCGATAAAACTTATGGGTATAGCAGTAAAATCCGGGATTATGACTTCCTTTTGCTCCCGGGGCAGCGGGCTCACCGGTTGATGAAGGCTGCCGGTTTACTCACGGAAGACAATTACGCCATTGTCGGTTATCCTAAAGCCGACCGGGTTTTCAAGGGGGAGTTTGACCGGGAAGAAACCATAAAGCGCCTGGGCCTTGATCCGGATTTGCCCACGGTTTTATATGCACCCACCTGGCAAGATAGCAAATTCAATACGAGTTTGCCCAAATATGGCGCGGAGGTTCTTTCCGGAATGCCGGAAGGGTATAACTTAATCGTGAAACTTCATCCTAATACTAAAAGGTATGACCGGCGCAATTACCGCATGGTGGAAACGTTGGCCGGCCAAAACCCCAGGATTAAATTGCTGGGTTATGAATACGATGTCATTCCGGTCATGGCGGGGGCCGATCTCTTGATTGCCGATATTTCTGCGGTCACCCATGAGTTTCTCTGTTTTGACCGGCCCTTTGTCTTTCTGGACCCCCGTCCCCTGCCCTTTGGCCAACGGAAGACCTGGGTTTGGCGGTGCGGGCCGGTGGTGAAACGCCGCGGTCAGGTCTGGGCGACGGTGCAAGAGGCTTTAGCCCATCCGGAAGCCTACGCGAAAGAACGCCGGAGTGCCCGGGAGGAGATCTTTTATCAACCCGACGGGCATGCCGCCGAACGGGCGGCGGAGGCCATCCGGGACTTCTTAGAGAAAAGAAGGAAAGGACAGGCTTGA
- a CDS encoding ABC transporter ATP-binding protein yields the protein MSTGYRLFLYVKPYWKEFSGAILAMVIVSLVNLAFPYLFGNYLIDRVFNAGGNIRLLNVIVVGVLFLALVKGFFSYFQRYLTSYLGQRVVTNLREEVFQHLQRMSVGFLEGQRVGELIARITSDVGQIQNIVSSGVISLLSNGFMLVGILVAVFLLNWRLALITLTVLPLIVFVVSKAGQRIRGISHRVQETIADLTAVLQEIFTGIRVVKAFTMEKHEAKRFARENEASFNANMKSAQAIALLTPMVEILYVVGLALVLWYGGLEVFYGRLTTGSLVTFFTYIGMLGTPITTLTNTINTFQQALAGADRLFEILDHREDLQDKPNAIVLPEIKGEVEFVNVSFGYRPGQEILSGINLKVAPGEVVALVGPSGAGKTSLVNLIPRFYVPTSGAVLVDGYDVRDVRIFSLRRQIGLVPQETILFGVSIWENIAYGKPDATEEEIINAAKMANAHEFITALPNGYQTLAGERGSQLSGGQKQRIAIARALLRNPRILILDEATSALDTEAERLVQEALERLMKGRTTFIIAHRLSTVQGADKIVVLSHGKIVEVGTHEELLQAHGLYAKMYGEGAIFHSDEEGQGVKGEYGEK from the coding sequence ATGAGCACCGGTTACCGGCTCTTTCTCTACGTTAAACCTTATTGGAAGGAATTCAGCGGAGCCATTTTGGCGATGGTCATTGTCTCCCTCGTCAATCTAGCTTTTCCTTATCTTTTTGGGAATTACCTTATTGACCGGGTTTTTAATGCCGGGGGAAACATAAGGCTCTTAAATGTAATTGTGGTGGGCGTTCTCTTTCTCGCTCTGGTCAAAGGTTTTTTCTCCTATTTCCAACGTTACCTCACCAGCTATCTAGGGCAACGGGTGGTAACCAACCTGCGGGAAGAGGTTTTTCAACATCTCCAAAGAATGTCGGTGGGGTTTTTGGAGGGACAGCGGGTCGGCGAGTTGATTGCCAGGATCACCAGTGATGTGGGGCAAATTCAAAATATTGTTTCCTCCGGGGTCATCTCCCTCCTATCCAATGGCTTTATGCTGGTGGGGATCCTGGTCGCCGTTTTTTTGCTAAACTGGCGGCTGGCTTTAATTACCCTCACCGTGTTACCGCTCATTGTTTTTGTGGTCTCCAAAGCCGGCCAGCGGATCCGGGGGATCAGCCACCGGGTGCAGGAAACCATTGCCGATCTGACGGCAGTGCTCCAAGAGATTTTTACCGGAATCAGGGTAGTAAAAGCTTTTACCATGGAAAAACACGAGGCGAAAAGGTTTGCCCGGGAAAACGAAGCCAGTTTCAACGCAAATATGAAGTCGGCGCAAGCGATCGCTTTGTTAACCCCGATGGTGGAGATCCTTTATGTGGTGGGGCTTGCCCTGGTGCTCTGGTACGGCGGGCTGGAGGTTTTCTATGGCCGGTTAACCACCGGGAGTTTAGTCACCTTCTTCACCTACATCGGAATGCTCGGAACCCCGATCACCACCCTGACCAACACCATCAACACTTTTCAGCAGGCGCTGGCCGGCGCGGACCGGTTGTTTGAGATCCTGGATCACCGGGAAGACTTACAGGACAAACCAAACGCCATCGTCTTGCCGGAAATCAAGGGTGAAGTGGAATTTGTCAATGTCAGCTTTGGGTACCGCCCGGGCCAGGAGATTCTTTCCGGGATCAATTTAAAAGTGGCCCCCGGTGAAGTGGTGGCCCTGGTGGGGCCCAGCGGAGCCGGGAAAACCAGTCTGGTCAATTTGATACCCCGTTTTTACGTGCCGACCAGCGGGGCGGTGCTGGTGGACGGTTATGATGTGCGGGATGTGAGAATATTTTCCCTACGCCGGCAGATCGGCCTGGTCCCCCAGGAGACGATCTTATTTGGGGTCTCCATCTGGGAGAATATTGCCTACGGAAAACCGGACGCCACCGAGGAAGAGATTATCAACGCGGCAAAGATGGCCAATGCCCATGAGTTCATTACCGCGCTCCCCAACGGCTACCAAACCCTGGCCGGGGAACGGGGCTCCCAGCTTTCGGGGGGACAAAAGCAACGGATTGCCATCGCCCGGGCGCTCCTGCGGAACCCGCGGATCCTGATCCTGGACGAAGCCACCTCGGCTTTGGACACCGAAGCGGAACGGCTGGTGCAGGAGGCCCTGGAACGCTTAATGAAAGGAAGGACCACCTTTATCATTGCCCATCGCCTCTCCACCGTCCAGGGGGCGGACAAAATTGTCGTCCTTTCCCACGGAAAAATTGTGGAGGTCGGTACCCATGAGGAGTTATTACAAGCCCACGGGTTATATGCGAAAATGTATGGCGAGGGCGCAATCTTCCACAGTGACGAAGAGGGGCAGGGTGTAAAGGGTGAGTACGGTGAGAAATGA